Within Ipomoea triloba cultivar NCNSP0323 chromosome 9, ASM357664v1, the genomic segment aatataattttaaataattttatatttattaaatattaatatatgtatttatataagaaaataaaaatatattcaatgcATTCaaaaatatactaattaaaattttatttaatttaaaaatatttttgtagttGCTAttggttgtatttttttttttacaatgcgctaatttatttatgatctatagaaatattttttgtaagaaaattataaataatatattaatagaagttatggaatgtttgtaagggtgtattcaatttagagttttaatgacttttgtagaagttttaatatgaaaaagtttttaaaagtttataaatgtttgttgtacggatatttataaacttttataaagttgatgaaagtttaaaagattttaGGAATATTTATAAGAACTCTACAatagtcaattaaaatccatcactttaaaactctttgaaaatctttaaaagtcttgattgaatacaccccgtAATTCTGTATCTACAACCACTCTTGATAAGATTCTAGGCAGCCAAGATGTTTCTCCAAACATAGCTTGGAGATGAGCCTAGACCTGCATTAATGTACGAGCCTATGAGGTATAATGAAACAAATTCAAGCTGTGTATGCAAGAAAAATGTAGGAAAATTTGatagtaaaaaacaaaaattggcTTCAGGGCGGAGAGGAATGTAAAAATTGTTTGGGGAACATGAAGCGGAGACAAAGAATGTATGTAATTCCTCATCGGGAGACGAGATACCCCTCTCCATCCCGTCCcgtcataattattataatttaaaattatataattaaaaataatctatATATCATGGTTGGAGTAGGTGAGTGGTAGAGTAGCATCTAACGCCTAAGcggctaactaaaaaaaaatagtgcatttTTGTaggtttatattatattatattatatatatataaatccaaaCTTCCAAAATTTTTTTGGACAGTACATTTTGTCCCATGTTACCCAATGAATCCCTCCAAATGTATCTTCTATTATTAATTGCACTTTGGTATGAACTACCATTTCCCCTgttaaaaatgtatcttttatTAATATCCACAAGAAATTTTTGCCCTGGCTAGCTGCAGCCTGCACTCATTGCTTCTCCTCAGACCAAATCTCTCTGCCCGGCGGTCATCTCGTTCCAACAACCGGCGACCATCTGCTACATCGCATTCTACCTCATACATTTGTGTAAATAAATACTCTTTTCTTCCTTCTCGCCTCTTTTACCAATTTATCCAATCCCCCCATTGGAATCAGCGGCATTCTATCCCAATCTCCGCATCAACGCCACAGTTCCGCCTCTAAACCCTCGCAAGTCGCAACACAGGTAATgccttgttttttgttttttgttttttttttcttaaaatttattttgtgtaatttttgcTTGATTTGTGTAacttttaatgttattttactGTGGAGCTGTTTGCTAGTATTTGTGTTTGACTTTTGCTTGAACATTAATCCCATCTTGCTGTTATTACAATTGATTTGtcctttttttcttctgatTTGCTCAAATCTACTGTTTACGGTCGAGCTGTCTACCAGTATTTGTACTGGACTTGTGCTTGAAAATTAATTCCACTTTGCTGCTATAAAATTGATTTGtccttatttttttcttctgatTTACTCAATCTGATTACTGTTTGCTGTCGTTGTCTGCCAGTAATTGTGCTTGAAATGTAATTCCATTTTGCTGCTATGAAAAttcatttgtcattttttttccttctttgaatACAATTGAAATATTTAGCTTGAGATCTATTTTTTGGTACCGATAGTTTTCTCTTACTGTTTCTGTGTTCATTGATTATTGTTAGTGAAAATGTATTTCTTCCCACTAAGAATTGTGAATTGGTAGTGAAAATGTCTAACCAGTGAATACATTCTCATAATATGAGAATACATTTCAACCAATCAATTCTCATTTCAAGCTTGGTAATAAGAGGATAGGGCAATACATTCTCACATTCTGTGGTCATTGATTAAGAAATATGATATCAATTagaaaataacaatatattcactatgaaatttctcaaaattaatttgtgagatttatttataatatattaatttctaattgtaattataaattgCGAATTGACCAGCTAGAGTAGAGGCGAGCACGAAATCAAAAAATCAAAGCTCGGTTGATCTTGTGCTTAGATTATTTGAATCAAGCCAAGCTTCTAGCATGGACTACTCCGGCTTGATTACACCCCTAGTCTTAACTAGAAAGTGAATCTTCATAATGTATTTACTTGATCTTCACATTTCTAGTATGATGCCATATGCCATTATCTTAACTAGAAAGTGAATTTTCATTAACATATTTACTTGATCTTCACATTTTCCAGCTTAACTGCATCTAGTATGCTGCCGTACGCTACCATACAAGAGGCAGAAGCCGCCCTGGGCCGACCCCTCACGGGCGCGGAGACAATCTGGTTCAACTACTCAGCCACCAAATCTGACTACTTCCTCTACTGCCACAAtatcctcttcctcttcctcatcTTCTCCTTTGTCCCTCTCTACTACTACTTCCTTGAATTTTTCCTGAAGAACTATATCCGCTCCTACAAGCTTCAACCAAAAGTCAATCTCACTCTCGCTGAATCCTTCCGCTGCTACAAATCAGTCATGCGCATGTTCATTCTCGTCGTCGGCCCTCTCCAACTCGTATCGTATCCCTCTATCAAAGTAGTATTTCcacttatatttgttttaattcaGCTTCTAGgaaatatataattgataatctTATAGAGTATGCTATTTAATTGTGTTCTTGACTTTTTTGGGAATGTAGATGATTGGCGTAAGGACAAGTTTGCCCTTGCCGTCAATATGGGAAATTGTGGCCCAATTGATGGTGTATTTCTTAGTAGAGGACTATACCAACTATTGGATTCACAGGTTTATGCATTGCAAATGGGGGTATGAGAAGATTCACAAGGTTCACCATGAGTACGCAGCTCCAATAGGATTTGCAGCACCATATGCACACTGGGCGGAGATTTTGATCCTTGGGATCCCGTCTTTTCTAGGGCCTGCCATGGTCCCAGGTCACATTATTACATTCTGGTTGTGGATTGGGCTGAGACAGATTGAAGCCATCGAGACACACAGTGGGTATGTATGCATCTTCTCTCGTTTTCTTTGCTTTGACAATTGACACAATACTAGCATTGCTGAAAAATTCTccctttgttgtttttttttttgttgagttttAGCTTGATTGAGTTGCTAATTATTTCTTTCTATTGGTAGTTTGACCAAATCATCCTCAaacagtgacatttattttCCCTTTCTTTGCACTGTTTGCTTTTATCAATTTGGATTTATGTAAGTAAAGTGAAATGGTATGGATGGGATCTTCCCTAGTGAAACAACTTTGTTTTCCAAATCAAGAGAAGGATTAAAAGGTTTCTTTTGCAGAGTGGGGAATTGATTGAAATAGGAAGAAAACTAGAGTTAtggacaaaaatagaaaatatttg encodes:
- the LOC116030447 gene encoding methylsterol monooxygenase 1-1-like, translating into MLPYATIQEAEAALGRPLTGAETIWFNYSATKSDYFLYCHNILFLFLIFSFVPLYYYFLEFFLKNYIRSYKLQPKVNLTLAESFRCYKSVMRMFILVVGPLQLVSYPSIKMIGVRTSLPLPSIWEIVAQLMVYFLVEDYTNYWIHRFMHCKWGYEKIHKVHHEYAAPIGFAAPYAHWAEILILGIPSFLGPAMVPGHIITFWLWIGLRQIEAIETHSGYDLPWTPTKYIPFYGGPDHHDYHHYVGGLSHSNFASVFTYCDYIYGTDKGYRYQKKVLQQLREASKINSEQNEFSHKAGEDIKVD